TATAAGAGTTATGCCACAATAGGCAAGTCCTTTTTCTGCTCTTTGTAGAGTATGCCAATAGCAATTTACACTTTGCAACTCCATCATAATTGGTTCAATTAAATCATCATCAACCTGAATACAATCATATTTCTGTGGTTCATAAGAATCAAACCGTTCTTCATCTTTGGGATTTTTTTGCATAATTCCAAACTCATGATTTGGCATTATTGATACACCTCCACAAATTCCTGTTTATAAAATAAAAGTGTCTAATAATCAAAGCGCAGCCACATATACCCTCGCTCGTATTGTCTACGAAAAGGGCACTCTAGCTATGAGCGCCCTCAATCATAAACATTGATGTAATTAATAGTCTTTTTTCCTTACTGGAACCCAGATTTCGCTTCGATATTTTGGATTTCCAGTGTCTGGACTCTCGTTCCACAAAATTTCAGGGCCTTCAACTGCCTCATATCCTGAAGACGGAAACCACTCTGAGTATATCCTTCCCCATACATTTTGAAGTGTTTCCGGGAAAGGCCCAATGGATTCAAAAACTGCCCAGGTACTGGCTTCTATTTTCAATACATCAAATTCTGCTGTTTCATTACTTGAAGTTGCTACACCGATGTAATGATCCAGCTCACCCTTTTCTTCCATTCTTCCTTCTGAGAAGTTAGTAGATGCACTAATAATCCCTTTTGGTTCCACATTTGAAAGTGCTTTTAATTCTTTAATAACCTCAGGGGTTAAAAGTTCAGTCATTTTTGCAATCTCTGGATTGACACCTTCAAAAATAATTGGAACTCTCTTCTTAAATCCTACTAATTTAAAAGGTCCTTTTTCAACAATACGATAATTCATTTCGCATCCTCCTTTAATAGATAATTGAAAGGTCATTCTAGGATAGGCTTTTAACTGTGTATTCTCACTTCTTGCTTCAGAAGGAAGAATACCATGCATAGAATGAAAAGCACGGGAGAATGAATCAGCTGAATCATAACCATATTTGACAGCAACATCGATTATTCTCAAATTTGTATCTTTCAAATCAAGGGCAGCCAGCGTTAGTCTTCTTCTTCGAATATATTCTGATAAACCAATCCCAGATAAAAATGAAAACATCCTTTTAAAATGATACTCTGAACAGTAAGCAATTTTAGAAATTTTACTATAATCGATATCCTCAGTTAAGTGCTTTTCAATGTACTCCAATGCATTGTTCATACTATTTAAAGAATCCATTAAACAACCTCCTTTCAATATCAATATTATCAAAGGATGTAATTATCCATCCGACAATCTATGCACAGTATAGTCGACTCATATTATTACCGGTAACTATAATATAATCCTATGCTAAATATTAGCATTTGCCCTTTGATTTCATCCTTCATACCCGGATCCATCATATTATTCGGCGGCTATGGCTCTACAACTTGATTTATTATAAAACCATTTGAAAGCAGTATATTTAGATATGTAGTCAGTGTTCCTTATTGTATTTTACAAATCCTAATTTCTCCAAAAGTTCCTTTTTAGTCTCTTCAGTTAAGTATCTTGTTGGAACAATATGTGCAGTAAATCCACTTAAATAAATAAGTATCATATCATCATAGACTTTTACTTCTTTTATACCTTCTTTTGATGTTATTTCAGTAGAATGTTCGTTAATAACTTTTATATCATTTTCTTCTATTATCATGGTATTTTGGCATATCATAGATGAATTATCTCCATCTTTAAGCATATCTTTAGCAGACTTTTTTATTAACTTTTCATATGTCTTAGGAAACCTTATTATCCATATTAACATAAATAATATTGCAATAATACCCCAATAAAGCTTAGGCTGTTTATATAAACTAGGACCTGTAAAAAATATCACTACTCCACATAAAACGGGAATCCAATATTTCAACATATTATGTGTCTTTTTGTGAGATCTGGAATTCTTAGCATGATATATATTGAATTTTACATAATCCTCTTCTGTTACCTCGTACTTTAGCTCCATAATATTTCTCCCTCTTTCTGCGTATTAATAAGAATATTCTTTTATAAGTGCTTCGTCACGTGTTCTAGCACAACTTGTAATTTCAGGTATATCCGGAAATAGCATCTATACCCCATGTTCTATTTGTTTATATTCTTCATAATTGAAAATAGCATAGTATCCTACTTTCATAATTCCCTCCTTAATTTTATATCCATCCAGCTTGTTTCCATATTTCTCTTAAAATACCTATCGGTATTTCATGTTTTTTTCCATGATTAGGCACTTGAACTGTTCTCTTTCCTTCAATTGCATCAATAATAGTATAAAACAATTTACTTCCTGCCTCAACTACTTGGTTGGATAATAGGATTGATGTAAAAGAAACACCTGCTATTAAAGCCATCTGCGCAACACATACTGGATCTTACGAAACTTTACATCAGGCTTATGAAGCAATCGACCAATATGCCGCAGAGCATAACTTACAATTGCAACTAACCTTTCGTGAGGTTTACATCAAGGGGCCGGGAATGTTTTTAAAAGGCAATCCAGACAAATATATTACAGAGATTTTGTTCCCAATCAGGGAGGAATAAAATGACTGCTATTTGCGTAAATGAATTGGTTAAAAAGTATAAAAACGGAGTAAAGGCATTAGACGGTCTTACTTTGACTGTAAAGGAAGGTGAAATCTTTTCTCTTTTGGGGCAGAACGGAGCTGGAAAATCTACGCTGATTAATGTGTTGACAACTTACCTGCGTCCTACTTCCGGCAACGTGACCATGTTTGGAAAAGACGCTTATCGTGAAGCGGCTGAAATTCGTTCAAAAATTTCCTGTGTAGCACAAAGAACTTCTATTGATACGCACTTATCACTCACGGAAAATATGATATTTCAAAGTAAGCTTTATAAAGTGCCAAAGTCAGAATCCGCAAAGCGTATGGAAATGCTAATTTCCTGTTTTGGATTAGAAAAGTACTTAAAATATCCAGTTTCCTCCTACTCCGGTGGAGTAAAAAGGCGGCTTGATATTGCACTTAATCTTATGTCTAACCCTAAAGTGCTATTTTTAGACGAGCCAACTGTTGGAATGGATATTCAATCTCGAATGGCAATGTGGGATATGGTGAAGAAAATAAGAAATGATTTTGGAACTAATATCTTCTTAACAACCCATTATTTGGAAGAGGCCAATCAGTTAAGCGATACAATCTGCATTATGAAAAATGGGAAAGAAGTCATTCAAGGTTCTCCAAATACTCTCAGGGAATACCTACGGCAAGATATGTTAAAAATCAGTTTTTCAGTAAAAAAAGATGCTGAAAATTGCTTTGAGTATTTAAAAGGAACAATTCCTCTCAAAGAATCCGATTTACGCCACGATAAAATCATCACCAGCTTAAAAAGCGGACGAAGCGATTTAGAAAAAACAACCCGCCTGCTGTTGGAGCATGGTATTCCATTCTTGGGAATCGAAATTATCCAGCCTACCTTAGAAGATGTTTTCATCAGCCTGACCAGTAAAAACGGAAAGGAGGTCAGCTAATGGATATTCTAACCTTGTTACAACGTAATATAAGATGGCGTTTTCACAATGCTTTTACTATCGTGATTACCATCTTACAGCCTATGCTATGGCTTGTTTTATATAGTGCCGTTGCCGGACAATCCATGAAAGGAATTGGAATTGCAAATTATACGGCTTTTGTTCTCCCCGGGCTTATTGTGCTAGTTAGTTTCGGAGCGTGTAGCAGTAGCGGCATAATGAATTATTTGATGAAAGCAGATGGGAGTTTTTATCGGATACTGATTGCCCCGGTGAAAAGAAATTCTATTGTATTGGGTCAGGTATTGGAAGCAGTCGTATGTACTTTCATCGAAGTTATTATTATGTGCATAGTCAGCCTGTTTTTTTCTGCAAACATTGCGACTGGATTCACGGGCATACTCTTGATGGCTATCCTAGTATTTTTAACTGCCTTTTTCATTTCGGGGCTTACTTACGCCATTAGCCTTTGCCTTCCAAATGAGGTCATGTATGAAACGGTAATGAACGCAATTGTTCTCCCCATCTTTTTTCTAAGTACCGCATTGTTTCCAGCAGACGGATTATCAGGGGGATTAAAAATTGCAGTAAATATAAATCCATTTACTCATGTAATAAATGTTTTGCGTGATTTGATTTTACAAGGAAATATTGTTATTCGTGATGTTATCTTTGTTGTTCTTCTACTTATAGCTATGTGCAGTATCAGTTTTTCATGGGCCTTTCATAGATTAAAAAAAGAAACTGCTTTATAAAAATTGAAACAAATAAAGACTCCTCCCAACAGAAATAAAAACCGTTGTTTAAGTGGCGGAGTTGTTAAGCTCCAATAAAGAAT
The DNA window shown above is from Tissierella sp. Yu-01 and carries:
- a CDS encoding AraC family transcriptional regulator — translated: MDSLNSMNNALEYIEKHLTEDIDYSKISKIAYCSEYHFKRMFSFLSGIGLSEYIRRRRLTLAALDLKDTNLRIIDVAVKYGYDSADSFSRAFHSMHGILPSEARSENTQLKAYPRMTFQLSIKGGCEMNYRIVEKGPFKLVGFKKRVPIIFEGVNPEIAKMTELLTPEVIKELKALSNVEPKGIISASTNFSEGRMEEKGELDHYIGVATSSNETAEFDVLKIEASTWAVFESIGPFPETLQNVWGRIYSEWFPSSGYEAVEGPEILWNESPDTGNPKYRSEIWVPVRKKDY
- a CDS encoding type II toxin-antitoxin system HicA family toxin, which gives rise to MALIAGVSFTSILLSNQVVEAGSKLFYTIIDAIEGKRTVQVPNHGKKHEIPIGILREIWKQAGWI
- a CDS encoding ABC transporter ATP-binding protein — encoded protein: MTAICVNELVKKYKNGVKALDGLTLTVKEGEIFSLLGQNGAGKSTLINVLTTYLRPTSGNVTMFGKDAYREAAEIRSKISCVAQRTSIDTHLSLTENMIFQSKLYKVPKSESAKRMEMLISCFGLEKYLKYPVSSYSGGVKRRLDIALNLMSNPKVLFLDEPTVGMDIQSRMAMWDMVKKIRNDFGTNIFLTTHYLEEANQLSDTICIMKNGKEVIQGSPNTLREYLRQDMLKISFSVKKDAENCFEYLKGTIPLKESDLRHDKIITSLKSGRSDLEKTTRLLLEHGIPFLGIEIIQPTLEDVFISLTSKNGKEVS
- a CDS encoding ABC transporter permease, whose amino-acid sequence is MDILTLLQRNIRWRFHNAFTIVITILQPMLWLVLYSAVAGQSMKGIGIANYTAFVLPGLIVLVSFGACSSSGIMNYLMKADGSFYRILIAPVKRNSIVLGQVLEAVVCTFIEVIIMCIVSLFFSANIATGFTGILLMAILVFLTAFFISGLTYAISLCLPNEVMYETVMNAIVLPIFFLSTALFPADGLSGGLKIAVNINPFTHVINVLRDLILQGNIVIRDVIFVVLLLIAMCSISFSWAFHRLKKETAL